In the Paenibacillus sp. FSL H7-0357 genome, one interval contains:
- the hydG gene encoding [FeFe] hydrogenase H-cluster radical SAM maturase HydG produces MSRVNESRPADFIQDEEIKEALRFGENAGSDRAKVSAILEKARQCKGLTSQEAAVLLNVEDQETLNEIYQVSRVIKERIYGNRIVLFAPLYVSNYCVNNCVYCGYKHSNSEFTRSRLTSDEIAQEVNVLQSLGHKRLVLEAGEDPRNCSIDYILDCIKTIYDTKLDNGSIRRINVNIAATTFDDYIKLAEAGIGTYILFQETYHRPSYKQYHPQGPKSDYDWHTTAMDRAMKAGIEDVGIGVLYGLYDYKYETIAMLKHAEHLEQAYGCGPHTISVPRLREAENVNLDSYPYLVSDPDFAKIVAVLRIAVPYTGMILSTREDAEFRDQIIKLGISQISAGSATGVGAYSVNKDKDDKPQFMVGDHRSPMEIIKNLCQDGYVPSYCTACYREGRTGDRFMQLAKSGQIHNVCQPNSLMTFQEYLLDYADEEMRAIGEQTIHDNLERIPKESVKKATLKQLQRIHNGERDLRF; encoded by the coding sequence GTGAGCCGAGTAAATGAAAGTCGTCCGGCGGATTTCATTCAGGACGAAGAGATCAAAGAAGCGCTGCGATTTGGAGAAAATGCCGGATCGGATCGGGCCAAGGTGTCCGCAATTCTTGAGAAAGCCAGACAATGTAAAGGACTGACCTCACAAGAAGCAGCTGTCCTCTTAAATGTGGAAGATCAGGAAACACTGAATGAGATTTATCAGGTATCCAGAGTTATCAAGGAACGGATCTACGGCAACCGGATTGTATTGTTCGCACCGCTCTATGTCAGCAACTACTGTGTCAATAATTGCGTGTACTGCGGTTACAAACATTCCAATTCTGAATTCACACGCAGCCGCTTAACCTCAGATGAAATTGCCCAGGAAGTTAACGTTCTGCAGTCTCTGGGACACAAACGGCTTGTGCTGGAAGCGGGTGAGGATCCCCGCAATTGTTCCATCGATTATATTCTCGACTGCATAAAGACCATTTACGATACGAAGCTGGACAATGGCAGTATCCGCCGGATCAATGTCAATATCGCTGCAACCACATTCGATGACTACATCAAGCTGGCTGAGGCGGGAATTGGAACTTATATTTTATTTCAGGAGACTTATCATAGACCTAGTTACAAGCAATACCATCCGCAAGGACCCAAAAGTGATTATGATTGGCATACGACCGCCATGGACAGGGCCATGAAAGCCGGTATCGAGGATGTTGGTATTGGTGTTCTGTATGGGCTCTATGATTATAAATATGAAACGATAGCCATGCTAAAGCATGCCGAGCATCTGGAACAGGCCTATGGCTGCGGACCGCATACGATTTCCGTCCCCCGCCTGCGCGAAGCGGAGAATGTGAACCTGGACAGTTACCCTTACTTGGTCAGCGATCCGGATTTCGCCAAAATCGTCGCCGTTCTGCGAATAGCCGTTCCCTATACAGGAATGATACTCTCTACACGCGAAGACGCTGAATTTCGTGATCAGATAATCAAACTGGGCATTTCCCAGATCAGCGCAGGCTCCGCCACAGGTGTTGGCGCATACAGTGTGAACAAAGATAAAGATGACAAACCGCAATTCATGGTAGGCGATCACCGCTCCCCTATGGAAATCATCAAAAATCTCTGCCAGGACGGCTATGTGCCGAGTTACTGCACCGCCTGTTACCGGGAAGGCCGCACGGGAGACCGTTTCATGCAGCTGGCCAAATCCGGCCAAATTCATAATGTCTGTCAGCCGAACTCCCTGATGACGTTTCAGGAATACCTGCTGGATTACGCCGATGAGGAGATGCGGGCCATTGGAGAGCAGACGATTCATGACAATCTGGAGCGCATTCCCAAGGAATCGGTCAAAAAAGCGACCCTAAAGCAACTTCAGCGTATCCATAACGGCGAACGAGATCTACGGTTTTAG